From the Bacillus tuaregi genome, one window contains:
- a CDS encoding NTP transferase domain-containing protein yields the protein MRAILLAAGMGTRLRPLTLTTPKSLVPVNGKPMLEIQIEYLQEIGVEEIIVVTGYLREKFAYLVEKYGVTLVHNDKYDVYNNIYTMYLVKEYLPGAYVIDADNYLTRNFLLKNPERSMYFSAIKKDFKDEWVIKYDENLKIYELEVCSDVEDYILCGISYWSVEDGAYIVGKLEDAIAGGDFTNLYWDNIVKDNIKNLNVYLQKINSDDSYEIDSLEDYERVQKLVKNS from the coding sequence ATGAGAGCGATTCTATTAGCAGCAGGAATGGGCACAAGGCTGAGACCGTTAACGCTGACAACGCCTAAATCACTTGTTCCGGTTAACGGCAAGCCGATGCTCGAGATTCAAATTGAGTATTTGCAGGAAATTGGTGTTGAAGAGATTATCGTTGTGACAGGCTATTTACGGGAAAAATTTGCGTATTTGGTTGAGAAGTATGGTGTGACCCTTGTCCATAATGATAAATATGATGTTTATAACAATATTTATACGATGTATTTGGTGAAGGAATATCTGCCAGGGGCTTATGTGATTGATGCGGATAATTATTTGACGCGAAACTTCCTTTTAAAGAATCCCGAGCGTTCGATGTATTTTAGTGCGATTAAGAAGGATTTTAAGGACGAATGGGTCATTAAGTATGATGAGAACTTAAAAATCTATGAGCTGGAAGTCTGCAGCGATGTCGAGGATTATATCCTTTGTGGGATTTCCTATTGGTCTGTCGAGGACGGTGCGTACATTGTCGGGAAATTGGAAGATGCGATTGCCGGCGGAGATTTCACGAACCTGTATTGGGATAATATTGTGAAGGATAATATTAAAAACTTGAATGTCTATTTGCAAAAAATCAATTCAGACGACAGCTATGAGATTGATTCACTTGAGGATTATGAACGCGTGCAGAAATTAGTGAAGAATTCTTGA
- a CDS encoding N-acetylmuramoyl-L-alanine amidase — MLKKRIVFLMLLAFLFVGFGVPSHEAKAASDSGWQLENGNWYYFDHNQKATGWLYEGEDWYYLDSAGKMLTGWYLVGGKWYYSDWSGRMLTGWILDNDTWYYLNHNGAMQTGWLLYGNDWYYLNASGKMQTGWYQLGGLWYFSNESGVMQTRWIKDNGKEYYLDKNGVWNPNPVYLEGRIIVIDPGHGGHDSGATAGGVYEKTINLDVGLKLRDYLTKHNATVHMTRSTDEFISLTDRVAFSNNIEPDAYISIHVNSASGSAAIGIETYHNSQKGILPKESKELASAIQSELLKSTGANDRKVKDANFAVTRGNYTPAILVEMGFITNDSERANLTNSSYQDKIAKGIYNGLSVFFDR, encoded by the coding sequence ATGTTGAAGAAGAGAATTGTTTTTTTGATGTTGTTGGCTTTTTTGTTCGTTGGTTTTGGGGTACCATCACATGAGGCAAAGGCGGCGAGTGATTCGGGCTGGCAGCTGGAGAATGGTAACTGGTATTACTTTGACCATAATCAAAAGGCAACCGGCTGGCTGTATGAAGGGGAAGATTGGTATTATTTAGACTCCGCTGGTAAAATGCTGACTGGCTGGTATCTGGTTGGCGGAAAATGGTACTATTCCGATTGGAGCGGTCGGATGTTAACTGGCTGGATTCTTGACAATGATACCTGGTATTATTTGAACCATAACGGTGCTATGCAGACAGGCTGGCTATTGTATGGAAATGATTGGTATTACTTAAATGCCTCCGGTAAAATGCAGACCGGTTGGTACCAGCTTGGCGGTCTATGGTACTTCTCAAATGAGAGCGGAGTCATGCAAACTCGCTGGATTAAGGATAATGGAAAGGAATATTATCTAGATAAAAATGGTGTCTGGAATCCCAACCCAGTCTATCTTGAGGGGAGAATCATCGTGATTGACCCTGGTCATGGGGGACATGATAGTGGTGCAACTGCGGGCGGAGTCTATGAAAAAACCATCAATCTTGATGTAGGCTTAAAATTAAGAGATTACTTGACTAAGCACAATGCAACGGTACATATGACGAGAAGCACCGATGAATTTATTTCTCTAACGGATAGGGTGGCTTTTTCGAACAATATTGAACCAGATGCCTACATAAGTATTCACGTGAACTCAGCTTCAGGAAGTGCGGCAATCGGAATCGAAACCTATCACAATTCTCAAAAGGGTATTTTACCAAAGGAGAGTAAGGAGCTAGCGTCTGCGATTCAAAGTGAGCTATTAAAATCAACTGGTGCAAACGACCGAAAAGTAAAGGATGCCAACTTTGCTGTCACAAGAGGTAATTATACACCGGCTATACTAGTCGAAATGGGCTTCATTACAAATGATAGCGAAAGAGCTAATCTGACGAATAGCAGCTATCAGGATAAAATTGCAAAAGGTATTTATAACGGCTTAAGTGTGTTTTTTGACAGATAA